AAACACACAAGGAGGATTAGGTGAAAATTTTTTTGGTCGCGGGGGCACGTCCCAATTTTATGAAGATTGCACCGATTTACGCCGAAATGAAAAAACACCCGGAATCATTTGATCCCGTTATTGTTCACACCGGGCAGCACTACGACGAAAAAATGTCCAAGATTTT
The DNA window shown above is from Calditrichota bacterium and carries:
- a CDS encoding UDP-N-acetyl glucosamine 2-epimerase; translation: MKIFLVAGARPNFMKIAPIYAEMKKHPESFDPVIVHTGQHYDEKMSKI